The following coding sequences are from one Panicum hallii strain FIL2 chromosome 5, PHallii_v3.1, whole genome shotgun sequence window:
- the LOC112895995 gene encoding uncharacterized protein LOC112895995, with the protein MERDSLSGRCALLALCSALLLLAAPARPAWAAPVEDGLLNNGDFETAPAGGFVKSASVAEGASSIPGWTINGTVELISAGQHQGGMILIVPQGDHAVRLGNDASVGQVVEVEKGSEYAITFSAARTCAQLEALNVSVLGGVSQTVDLQTLYNIEGWDAYALAFQATDEQAHIQFMNPGMEDDPTCGPILDNVAIKKLFTPDKPKDNVVLNGDFEEGPWMFPNTSFGVLLPTNLDEQTSAIPGWMIESNRAVRFIDSDEYKVPQGKRAIELLSGKEGIISQMVETTPQKEYSLTFTLGTAGDSCQPPMAIMAFAGDQAQNFHYSPMGNATSQAANVTFTARAERTRVAFYSVYYNTRSDDHSSLCGPVIDDVRVWGLNAAAGLKASVGLVLGVVGMVGMVLL; encoded by the exons ATGGAGCGGGATTCGCTGAGTGGGAGGTGCGCATTGCTGGCGCTGTGCTCGGCGCTGCTTCTCCTGGCGGCGCCCGCTCGCCCGGCATGGGCTGCTCCGGTGGAGGATG GCCTGCTCAACAATGGTGACTTTGAGACCGCACCAGCCGGTGGTTTTGTCAAATCTGCGTCTGTTGCTGAGGGTGCATCATCAATCCCTGGCTGGACGATCAATGGTACGGTTGAGCTGATTTCAGCAGGCCAGCACCAGGGTGGCATGATCCTTATTGTTCCACAGG GGGATCATGCTGTACGGCTAGGAAATGATGCTAGTGTTGGGCAGGTGGTGGAGGTTGAGAAAGGCTCAGAGTATGCTATCACATTCAGCGCTGCCCGTACATGTGCCCAGCTGGAGGCACTGAATGTGTCCGTGCTAGGTGGTGTATCGCAGACAGTGGATTTGCAGACATTGTACAACATAGAAGGCTGGGATGCGTACGCCCTGGCTTTTCAGGCAACAGATGAGCAGGCACATATTCAGTTCATGAACCCTGGCATGGAGGATGATCCAACATGCGGGCCTATCCTTGACAATGTCGCCATCAAGAAGCTCTTCACTCCAGACAAGCCAAAGG ATAATGTGGTCCTCAATGGAGACTTTGAGGAAGGTCCGTGGATGTTCCCAAACACAAGCTTTGGAGTGCTGCTCCCGACCAACCTCGACGAGCAAACATCCGCCATACCTGGCTGGATGATCGAGTCAAACCGTGCTGTCCGCTTCATTGACTCTGATGAATACAAGGTTCCACAGGGGAAGCGCGCCATCGAGCTTCTGTCAGGCAAGGAGGGCATCATCTCCCAGATGGTGGAGACAACCCCCCAGAAGGAGTACAGCCTTACGTTCACGCTGGGGACGGCGGGGGACTCATGCCAGCCTCCGATGGCCATCATGGCGTTCGCCGGCGACCAGGCCCAGAACTTTCACTACTCGCCGATGGGCAACGCCACCAGCCAGGCCGCAAATGTGACGTTCACGGCGCGCGCTGAGAGGACGCGCGTGGCATTCTACAGCGTGTACTACAACACGAGGAGCGACGACCACAGCTCTCTGTGCGGGCCGGTGATCGACGACGTCCGCGTATGGGGCTTGAACGCGGCCGCCGGGTTGAAGGCAAGTGTCGGGCTGGTTCTCGGCGTTGTTGGTATGGTCGGCATGGTGCTGCTCTGA
- the LOC112894909 gene encoding la-related protein 6A, translating to MDGQAPPPLDALAPEPLAVADELPPPPPPLEVEDALPPGMDGQAPPLDGVAPGPFAVSDELPPPPSPTGEVEDAIPVAPDTVNAASSGVPEAGTGGVALTDELRDQIVKQVEYYFSDENLPTDEFLLKYVKKNKKGFVPIETIASFRRMKKLVQDLSVIAAALKTSPKLVVSSDGKRVRRLGPLPQNELKDSKKSTVLVENLPPDFSMESIQEKFGTVGKVVNITINDPELAKESSTAKKPAFILSSKVHALVEYEAVEAAEKAVTTLSDESNWRTGMKVRLLSKGSGKHSKSSKENQDTVSKKNIQNQHGKEQQTALEKNSIGDSMENTNDKENLNSAFTTETEHQHQKPNPKGGRKGQYKGDSQIQQNTNKQGSESLNKPIPGPRMPDGTKGFTMGRGRPLPLQKSEKAEE from the exons ATGGACGGCCAGGCTCCACCTCCTCTCGACGCCCTGGCCCCCGAGCCACTCGCagtcgccgacgagctcccgccgccgccgccgcctcttgaGGTGGAGGACGCCCTACCCCCCGGTATGGACGGCCAGGCTCCGCCTCTCGACGGCGTCGCGCCGGGTCCGTTCGCCGTGTCCGAcgagcttccgccgcctccTTCGCCGACGGGCGAGGTGGAGGACGCCATACCCGTCGCGCCCGACACCGTCAACGCTGCCTCTTCGGGGGTGCCCGAGGCTGGCACAGGTGGGGTCGCGCTCACAGACGAGCTCCGCGACCAGATCGTCAAGCAG GTGGAATACTATTTCAGTGATGAGAATCTTCCTACCGACGAGTTCCTGTTGAAATAtgtgaagaagaacaagaagggcTTTG TTCCTATTGAGACTATCGCATCATTTAGAAGGATGAAGAAACTTGTTCAGGACCTCTCAGTAATTGCAGCTGCACTCAAGACATCACCAAAGCTG GTTGTAAGTTCAGATGGGAAAAGGGTCAGGAGGTTAGGTCCATTGCCACAGAATGAACTGAAAGATTCAAAG AAAAGCACAGTTTTGGTGGAAAATCTACCTCCAGATTTCTCCATGGAGAGTATACAGGAAAAGTTTGGTACAGTTGGCAA AGTTGTGAACATAACAATTAATGATCCAGAATTAGCAAAAGAATCTTCAACTGCTAAGAAGCCAGCCTTCATTTTAAGTAGTAAG GTTCATGCCCTTGTTGAGTATGAAGCAGTGGAGGCCGCTGAGAAGGCT GTTACTACCTTAAGTGATGAGAGCAACTGGAGAACTGGTATGAAAGTCAGGCTTCTGTCAAAGGGATCAGGAAAGCATAGCAAATCGTCAAAAGAAAATCAGGATACAGTTTCCAAGAAGAACATTCAGAATCAGCATGGAAAAGAACAGCAAACAGCCTTGGAAAAGAACAGCATTGGTGATTCAATGGAGAATACTAATGACAAGGAAAATTTGAACTCTGCTTTCACCACTGAG ACTGAGCACCAACACCAAAAGCCAAATCCTAAAGGAGGGCGAAAAGGCCAGTACAAAGGTGACAGTCAGATTCAGCAAAATACAAACAAACAAG GTTCTGAGTCATTAAACAAGCCTATTCCTGGACCAAGAATGCCAGATGGAACGAAGGGCTTTACAATGGGGCGTGGTAGACCTCTTCCACTACAGAAATCTGAGAAAGCTGAAGAGTAG
- the LOC112895108 gene encoding uncharacterized protein LOC112895108 → MDMDSNSIEPRQREDGVMEVPEIDGDLLVELLDASLAAEDAGSPQLGFPGDVDGGDCWVGSHELNGAIHTHQDCEDCDLDAILSDFEEYGSPRPGYPAPYAVFDDDTLEWAETADAGMGPFAGGCMGDWYMDGMVMVMAIEWEEEGGEAGAEQVYGSPLWE, encoded by the coding sequence ATGGATATGGATAGCAATAGCATCGAGCCGCGGCAGAGAGAAGACGGCGTCATGGAGGTGCCGGAGATCGACGGCGACCTGCTCGTCGAACTCCTGGACGCGTCCCTCGCCGCCGAGGACGCAGGCAGCCCGCAGCTCGGCTTCCCGGGCGACGTCGACGGCGGCGACTGCTGGGTCGGCAGCCACGAACTGAACGGCGCCATCCACACGCACCAGGACTGCGAGGACTGCGACCTCGACGCCATCCTGTCCGACTTCGAGGAGTACGGGAGCCCGCGGCCAGGGTACCCGGCGCCGTACGCCGTCTTCGACGACGACACCCTGGAGTGGGCGGAGACGGCCGACGCCGGCATGGGCCCGTTCGCCGGCGGGTGCATGGGGGACTGGTACATGGACGGCATGGTCATGGTCATGGCCATTGagtgggaggaggagggcggcgaGGCTGGCGCGGAGCAGGTGTACGGCAGCCCACTGTGGGAGTGA
- the LOC112894568 gene encoding basic leucine zipper 6-like translates to MAQLPPRIPAAVHHWPEGGHHGAAVAWADDFAEFAASRRGAHRRSLSDSVAFVEVAPADGAAGEFDRLDDDQLMSMFPDEAGGGSSSAPGSENGGSSDSDGDKRGGGAPAGGATNGCDDERSEAADSQALASGQAVGAAASTELIRDPKRVKRILANRQSAQRSRVRKLQYISELERSVTTLQNEVSVLSPRVAFLDQQRTILTVGNSHLKQRIAALAQDKIFKDAHQEALRKEIERLRQVYEQQNLKMPAGAAASDHGPPPPVRAEKELMS, encoded by the exons ATGGCGCAGCTGCCGCCCAGGATCCCGGCCGCGGTGCACCACTGGCCGGAGGGGGGCCACCACGGGGCCGCGGTGGCGTGGGCCGACGACTTCGCCGAGTtcgcggcgtcgcggcggggCGCGCACCGCAGGTCGCTCAGCGACTCGGTGGCCTTCGTCGAGGTGGCGCCCGCGGACGGCGCGGCCGGCGAGTTCGACCGCCTCGACGATGACCAGCTCATGTCCATGTTCCCCGACGAGGCCGGCGGCGGGTCGTCGTCCGCGCCGGGCTCCGAGAACGGCGGCAGCAGCGACAGCGACGGCGacaagcgcggcggcggcgcccccgcGGGGGGCGCCACCAATGGCTGCGATGACGAGCGGAGCGAGGCCGCGGACTCGCAGGCGCTGGCGTCGGGGCAGGCagtcggcgccgccgcctccacggaGCTGATCCGGGACCCCAAGAGGGTGAAGAG GATCCTGGCCAATCGGCAGTCGGCCCAGAGGTCGCGGGTGCGGAAGCTGCAGTACATCTCCGAGCTCGAGCGCAGCGTCACAACTCTGCAG AACGAGGTGTCCGTGCTCTCGCCGCGGGTGGCATTTCTGGATCAGCAGCGGACGATTCTGACCGTCGGCAACAGCCACCTCAAGCAGCGGATCGCAGCGCTTGCACAGGACAAGATCTTCAAGGATG CTCATCAAGAGGCGTTGAGGAAGGAGATCGAGAGGCTGCGGCAGGTCTACGAGCAGCAGAACCTCAAGATGCCAGCCGGCGCTGCGGCTTCTGACCACGGACCGCCACCCCCGGTGCGCGCAGAGAAAGAGCTCATGAGCTAG